Part of the Lolium rigidum isolate FL_2022 chromosome 6, APGP_CSIRO_Lrig_0.1, whole genome shotgun sequence genome, TTGTGGCTCGAGAACAAAACGAGAAGCTGGACGCGTACCTGGCCACTGTACTTCCAAAATCCCGATGAAGGCTATCTTCCCTATACCCTTACAACACGCCTAACCTGTAAATTCTGCCATAATGATATCAAGTCGTGACTTAGTAGTGGTAGCATGTAAGCTCGACACTTCGCAATTACTGATCTTTCAGGTAGAGAGAAACGACTTCTTTTGCGACATCTCGAGGATTAAAAATTGAAGAGCCAGTTTTCCACAATGTGATCTGTAGCGCACCAGAAAGCTAAGCCAAAGAGTGTCCATGAGAGCTATCCATCTTTTAATGTCATTGAATCAGGTGGTCAACGCTAGCTTGTATGCACATGAGACTGCGGGAGTCAAACCGTCAAGAATTtcttcaaaactaacgaaagaacCCTTATGCATTGTGCAACTATTTTGTGCTCTCGGTTCTACAGTATGCACGGTTTGGCATGGAGCATTTCTCCAGAACGGCACCACATGAAAACAAGTGCCAACATGTACAAAGGTCGCATCCATCTCAGTCAAAATGCTCAAATATGTAAAGCATGCATACAAGAGTTACCGGGGTCTCCAACTCTCCATGGAATAGGCATATTGCTAACACGCATTAATCTAGAGTACTAAAGTATCAACCACCAAATTTAAGGTACCGCCGTCAGGGTTATGGTATCTGATGTGCCAAAGTGACAACTTGGAGACAGATCAACACCATGAAAAGGTAATCTCCCAGAAGTAGACACAGCATCTAACAACCTTCCTATTCTCAGGCGTACCACGGGAAATCAAATGCGTACCAGGTTCTCCAACTCTTCATGGAATAGAAATCTTGCTAACACACATTAATCTACTACTAAGTATCAACCACCACATTTAAGGAGTCGTCGTCAGGGTTATGGTATGGTATCTGATGTGCCCAAGCAACAGCTCGGGACATATCAATACGATGAAAGGTGATCTTCCAAAAGAGGAGTTTGCGACTCAGCAACTAACAACCTTCCAAGTCTCCGGCATACTATGAGAAACCAAAAAAACAACTTCATGATGAATGGACTGATCTCCTGTTTCTTAAACGGCTGATTCAGCAAAGAAACTGGTGAAATATTCTTCAACAGGCAAGGAGAAGTTGCTGCATTGATCACAAAGGTCTATTACGGTAGAGAGATACTAAACTGAATTCCAGTCTCTCCACGATCATGCTCACGTTTCTTCAAAATATAACAGTAATTTAtctgaaaaaaaaagcaaaagagcATGGATTAGTCACCAAATAAACATCAATGTTTGCATACAGTGAAAGACTGGGGCCTAATAAAGAATTTACCTCCAGCCGGAAAAGGTTGGTTGGCAGTACAATGCCAATACCAGCAGAGCTTCTGAATGTCCGCCGAAACTCGGGAAATGAAAAATTCTTATACTCACTCTCAGACAACTTGGCAAGATTTCCAGCAGAAAGAAATGCATGACCATGTATTCCAGTATCTTTGAACAGCTTTATAGGCAAATCAAAGGACAGATCAGCAAAGGCAGATACAGCAAGATCACCTCCCAAGTAATCCCTCCCTGGAGAGGCAGCAGAATCGTCTGTAGCAGAGCCGCTTGGGACAAACCTCCGTGGTTCTGATGGGCCAACTCCTCTTGTTTCGAAACCCAGCAGAGATGATAGCCTACCAAGGCTGCATACGGGAGAAGAACGGCCTCCAAGGTAAAATCTATCAGGGACAGGTGAAGATAATTCCATAAATCCTCTGCCCAATGGTAGAATCACCCCTGCTGATATGCCAAGATTCAGGGCAGCGTTGTAAAACCCAAATGGAACAGCCCCGCGAACATCAAACTCCTGCAGCAAAGAAAGCAAGGATGTTTGCTAAGAAAATATTATCAAGCCATGCATGTATCTGGAACATTATCTGATAAACTACAAACACGCAAAGTTGCATCCCTTTCAACTACATCCTTCTACCTCATCCTGTTGACGGGCTATCTATACCGATGTCTTGAGGGAGGACATAGTGCCAACAAGCATGGTCCTTGTAGTGTATAGTATGACTCAAGGAGGTCCTAAGCAGGTATCAACTTAATTGGTCAAGTCAGAGCATAAGCGTATCTACCCATATTCAATTGTCATCTTAGTCTTGCATTCCTAGGATTGTTTCTACACATATCACATTCGTGCAGTTCATATGGCTTTTATTAGATTGGGTAAAAGGGGCCAGCAACTTCCTCTTGACCGATGGAACGGGAGAACTTCACATAAGGTGATACTCGTCTTTACAATAAGAACAGCTATGAAGCACGGAAATAATCATACGCCCTGGGTCTAGCTCTTAGCTATAGACAGCTGTTAGGACAATACTACTCACCAATTATAATAAATGGTCAACAGGCAAGAGGGCGGTCCGTATGGTAAGCAGAGTAGAGTGAACCAAGTTTGGATGTTCAGCGGTCATGAGAAAAGCAAAAAAACAGGAGCCCCGCACATGCAAATCTCAAGATGTTCGCATGTGCACTGTTAACAGAATTTCCTCTGCTCTATGTGCAGCCAAAATTGAGCATTGAAAAATTCATAACTGAACAAAATTAGCAATGTTTCTGTATCCTAACAACAATAACAACTGATTGTATTGACAAATTAAAATATAAATTGCCATGAGCTACTATGGTATGTCAATCAGAACGAAATATCTCCAAGCACATGTATCAACGACGAAAAACATACTCCGTAGTTAGTTTAGATACATTAAACTCTAATATACATTTTTCCATAATGCACATGTGCATCCATTTCTAATGCATTACTCAATATAAGTCATCCTGATATATCTAAAAGAGCACTGATTTTTCCAACAAAAGTAGagccaaataactgaaatacttgtAATTACTAGGTATTGACACTGGCAAGGTCATTTACTGCCATTTACCAAACCATggcaggtactccctccgtcccctaATATATAAGATGTTATTGCAACCAATATAggcatcttatattatgggacggTGGGAGTATTACACAAAGAAAAAACAGTAATTAACTGCCTAATCAACATTTGTATGTACAATTTAGTTATCTACGGCCAATGGATTCCAAGTATCAAATGGATCTTGGCACAGTCATGGCATGGTTGACTTGTTGATAGCATAACTTCTAACAATTGCTTTTGGAAGGTTTGGTTATGTACTTATGTTCTCTATTGCTATATATTGTTATAAGTGCAAATACAAATTTGATATGACTTATGCCTTCAAGACTATGGTCCATTAGCAGAAAAGTGTTTGTGAGTTAGATACATATTCCTTTTTGATTACTCAAACGTCAAACTATGCTGTTCATATTATTTTAACCTCGGCATCTATATGTTGTCGTGTTGTTTCAGTTACCCCCTCCCTCTCTGTCTGACATACCTAGTTGCAGTATATTCTGCATTTCCACTGGCAAATAAAATTTAATAAAGAAAAGAGAACAAATGTCTATTCTCATTATCCCTGGACCCCTCATCTGCTCTTTTAAACATCAGGCTCCATATGCTTTTACAGGGAATAACTAATTCACTATGTCAAAAAAGAAAACTGTAAGGAGACCCCTACAATATAACTAGAAAACCAAATCTGCGTCCATGAGGGCTTGAAACCAGGTTGGGGGTTTGTACATCCACTGCTCCAACCACTTCCATTCACCAAGTTAAGAGTCTCCATGAAAGCTCTTGGATTATTTGATCTAACAGTGCAATTCAGTCAAATAATAATGCTAGTGCAGTAACTATAAAGCACATTGCTGGAGTAGGCACATTACTTCACAGGTAACTTAGAGAAGACATCAAATACAAACCAGAACAAATGATAGATACAAATAATCAGCAAATTAGAAACAAAATATGCAACCCCCACAAAGTAGACAAACTGCATTGAAGATTAACATAAGAAGTTGGTTGTGGAAGAACCTGGCGGAAGAATCTTAGTCCTTTTCTGTCCCATAAACCGCCAAGTTGAGAAGTTGAGACAAATGCATATCCTTTTGTCGGCCGGAGTTCTGAATCCCTTTGAtctattttatatgtatatctcaATGCAGAAAGCAGATTGTGTCCTAACTGCCTTCTTACGGACTTTGATGCCATTTGTGAGGGATCACTTAAGGTACGCCCTGTCAGATCGTAAGACAAATCATGGTGCCTGGTTGAAAGTAAGCCAAATGAAAGGCCAAGCAGACGCTCCTTGTATGATGAAAGTTCCAGCCAATCTTGGGAAAGTACTGATGCCCGAGCTGTCAAGGGTGTTGGTATAGATTTCAATCTTGGAAGGCACACTCCAATGCCTAGCTCTGGTGACTGATGCCATCCATATGCTCCTGAAGCTTTCCAGATGTCCCCATGACCAAACAGGTTCCTCAATTTGAGCGACCCTTCGAGTGACCCTGATCTTGCCTAAACATGAGCACCATGTGTGAAAACACTTCAGATACTGAATGCAATACTAATGGAAAGCATGTATTAATCAAAACTTCAAATGCATTCTTCTACTCTTAGGGTGTTAACGCTAAGAGCCATGTATTTCACCAACAGAATAAGATGTCTGCATGGTTTTGTTTCTAAATGTTGAGTGCTGCCAAAATGATTATCGTTTGACAAATCAAGCTCCACAAAAACATTTGGAGAAATATGTCTTCACATGATTTGTTCAAAACAGCTTTCCAATATAGGCTGCAAGTGTTGATTGGTGTGAGTTGTAAACAATGTTTTTCAATTGTTTTTGCCTGTTGTGTTTTCTTACTGAAAATCAAGACTGGGGTTCCACACACCATGAGATTGGGAAAGAAAAAAATGAACACTGAATGTTCTAGTGTCAATGTCACCATATTTCGGAAATAACTTGTATTGTGGTGACCAAGAGGCTCTAGTTAAATGACAGTAAAAAACTTCCAGCGAGTTCGAGAACGAATCAATCACTAAAGCATGTTCTGTATCGCCACCTCTGTTCTCCATCTTATCAATTGAATAGTCTGGAACAGTCCCTAGTATTGCACATCAACAGCGTACCGAGCTAAGAGACAGAGATAAGTAATTCAGCCTCGTTACAAGGAAAATACATTATAAAACTACGCCACATGTCAACAGCCAGGATATATGCTTTCTTATCAACAATAGTTAATGGTTTTCTTGAATAAGGTATATCTGCATGCTTCACTCAGGACAATAATCTGGTAATAAATGGCTGATATAAAATAGCGGCAAAGAATTGAGCAAGCTGTCACCACAGTGATAAATGTTTATGTCTAATGCAATAAGCGACCTTATATATTTATTCAGAAAACCAATATATTCATTCGCAAATGGTAGGGGACATATGCTATATTTAGGCAGGTGTGCACCAAAGCAACCTAAAGAAGACTTTGGGCATCAAAAACTGCCTCTTTAGAAACCAAATAACATGTCATTGCCGATTACTGCTACCCTTTCTCCCTTTCATTCTACAAACCCAGCTATGCAACATAATGGAACTGTAACAATCATGTGGTCCAGTATGCTGCTTGAGCGGCCCTGATTTAGAACGCTATATTCATGAAAATGATATCAGCGAGATGGCACAGCGCAATAACTGAAGTTCACACATGGTACCAATTCTAAATCACAGCAAAATTTTGCCATGGTACATAATTCCACGCAGCTTTCTTTTACCAATACATGGCCAACTGAATAAACAACAAAGTGAGTGCATTTGTGCTACAAATTTGCATCCATATGCAAACCAGCAGACAACAACAACTATTGCAAAAAGTATGCAACTTTGCTAGTTCTGGCCGGCCAACTAACAAGGAAAAGACGATTGAGCAAATCAGAGATTATTCACCTGTGCTCTGGAGTAGCAGACGAAGCCAAATCCACCGAAGGTGCCCGCCTCCACGACTTGGATGAGGACGTTAGCGGTGCCAGGCAACTCGTGCGGGCCGGCGTCGAGGGTGATGCAGACAGATTCGAACACGTCGAGGCGGCGCAGCAGCGCGCTGGCAAGGGTGGAGGCACGCACCAGGTCCTGCACGGTGCCGGCAGAGCGGAGGAGGTCGGCGACCTCCGCCTCGATGAGCTCGTCGCGGGTCTTGAAATTTCCCTGGATGATGATGTCGTGGACGCGGATGCCGACCGGCTCGCCGTACAGGCGACGGAGCACGGCCCGCTCCCTCTCCTCGTACGCCGCCGGCCCGTCCAGCTCCTCCgcgtcgccgtcctcctcctcgaaaTCGACCTCACCATGGTCAGGCTGGTCCGGGGACCCGCTGGATTCCTCCGGGGGCTCGTGGGGAACGGTGTCCGGGGCTTGCTCGGCGGTGGAATCCCCGGCAATCGCCATGGCTGGGGTTTCGGACGAAAAGTGGGAATGGAATCTTGCTGGTTGTGGCGAGGGTTTTAGAAGGCTGTCTGTATACTGGGCCTGGTACATCCATTCGTGGGCCTAGCTCGTTCTTAAACTGGAATGCTGTGACTGTGAGCCTGTGACGCCTTGACCTCTCGATTGCCTTGGTCCAATGGTCCATCTTGatggaaattttttttttttgagaatatctTGATCGAAGTTGGAACCATGTATATATACACAGTACTGATATGAAATTGATTTCTAACGTGTCCACAGATTTGCAATTAGCATTCAGTAACCACAAACAACATCCTGCACATCTACAGCCAGTTGCTACCACTTCACCATTCCTTGAAATAAGCTTTCACCCTgtaatatattaatatagcaacgaaCCGATACAAGATAGAGACCATCGCTTGGGCAAACAGCACATCAAATcccaaaagaaacaaaagaaggaGAGAAAAGGAAAGCAAAGTTGACAAAGTAGGATTGACAAAAACGCTGATGATCCGCAACGGTTGCGTCCCCCGGGGAATTCCCACCACGAGCTTAGCCCTCCGAAGCGCCGCATACGAAAGCAGCACCTTCAAAAAAGGATGCGACGATAACGACACTGATGCCCGAACAAATCCTAGGGTTTCCTATGgtaaccctgcataccactgcatgttgtagtatgtcagtcgttgatataacattcgcgaagtaccaatccgcaaatattacatccctcggaacaacagaaacatagctggtctcaaactcattcacatattattacaatccatatatgtacatcaacttggagctcctcctgggtccatagaggTTTACTCCTAGGTTCGGATTGAACCTTACTTAACTTACTTAATAGAAGTCTTTCTAAGTTATACATTATTGGACTCGAGCAGCTAAATGCtaaagagtttgtgctgctcgatTACTACTATCACTACGGTGGTTCACACTTGTTCTCCTTCTagaacctccccggttccgtagacgataagGTAGTCGACCCCCTCTattcctccagagaggtctggttcttcgtagcagatcccatctgctccatctggtCCATCGGTGGCCTCCTCaagatgattcagacaatctaagcaggggattataagaggtatgagtacgagcgtactccacaagttcattataggaaagaggtgtttaatgcactagctacggtattag contains:
- the LOC124668170 gene encoding sorting and assembly machinery component 50 homolog, with protein sequence MAIAGDSTAEQAPDTVPHEPPEESSGSPDQPDHGEVDFEEEDGDAEELDGPAAYEERERAVLRRLYGEPVGIRVHDIIIQGNFKTRDELIEAEVADLLRSAGTVQDLVRASTLASALLRRLDVFESVCITLDAGPHELPGTANVLIQVVEAGTFGGFGFVCYSRAQARSGSLEGSLKLRNLFGHGDIWKASGAYGWHQSPELGIGVCLPRLKSIPTPLTARASVLSQDWLELSSYKERLLGLSFGLLSTRHHDLSYDLTGRTLSDPSQMASKSVRRQLGHNLLSALRYTYKIDQRDSELRPTKGYAFVSTSQLGGLWDRKGLRFFRQEFDVRGAVPFGFYNAALNLGISAGVILPLGRGFMELSSPVPDRFYLGGRSSPVCSLGRLSSLLGFETRGVGPSEPRRFVPSGSATDDSAASPGRDYLGGDLAVSAFADLSFDLPIKLFKDTGIHGHAFLSAGNLAKLSESEYKNFSFPEFRRTFRSSAGIGIVLPTNLFRLEINYCYILKKREHDRGETGIQFSISLP